A DNA window from Archocentrus centrarchus isolate MPI-CPG fArcCen1 chromosome 15, fArcCen1, whole genome shotgun sequence contains the following coding sequences:
- the papolg gene encoding poly(A) polymerase gamma isoform X1, with translation MKEMSSTMPSGQQPQKHYGITSAISLAPPREIDHQYTKKLCDAMKPFGVFEDEEELNHRLAVLGKLNNFVKEWIAEISELKNLPPSAISCVGGKIFTFGSYRLGVHTKGADIDALCVAPRHVERSDFFQSFFEKLKQHEEIKDLRAVEDAFVPVIKFKFDGIEIDLLFARLALQSIPDNLDLRGDSILRNLDIRCIRSLNGCRVTDEILYLVPNKENFRLTLRAIKLWAKRRGIYSNMLGFLGGVSWAMLVARTCQLYPNAVAATLVHKFFLVFSKWEWPNPVLLKQPEDSNLNLPVWDPRVNPADRYHLMPIITPAYPQQNSTYNVSTSTRTIMSEEFKYGLSVTDEILQGKAEWSKLFEPPNFFQKYKHYIVLTASASTEENHLEWIGLVESKIRVLVGNLERNEYITLAHVNPQSFPGSKENRNENDFVSMWFIGIIFKKVENAESVNIDLTFDIQSFTDTVYRQANNINMLKDGMKIEATHVKKKQLHQYLPPEVLQKKKRSIAELNRSSNGGSSKRLSLDSSHLDSSRDTDSGTPFNSPTSKPSKPASDTDDSVSPPKQLFVEGSPAPVAAATAAAKDQGMSIPVIGSKPPLKAKPPSPPSSSSISSSVKPTATSSPREEPNGLEDSINGAPSKRPHSPTQEDPTKRPKNTEVVSNDDSTFKEPYPPSSDSHTHGETSSITSLPGSKAKPIPTVDTSRTQRLPSMELPDASSPLPASNSCRVVKNSIKLALNRHNITPPKPLVFEDTLTTDAPPATEEKGMSIPVIGSKHVASKHVVPPIGSSIPTLVSRGADPLNGAASKRPHSPSVEEQAKRLKETEKARIHIA, from the exons ATGAAAGAAATGTCAAG cACCATGCCTAGTGGGCAGCAGCCTCAGAAACACTACGGCATTACCTCTGCCATTAGCCTCGCGCCCCCACGAGAAATAGACCACCAGTACACCAAGAAGCTCTGCGACGCTATGAAACCTTTTGGAGTGTTTGAAGATGAAGAGGAACTCAACCATAG ACTTGCAGTTCTGGGGAAGCTGAATAATTTTGTTAAAGAATGGATTGCAGAGATCAGTGAGTTAAAG AACCTTCCACCATCAGCTATTAGCTGTGTTGGGGGCAAGATATTTACATTTGGTTCATACCGACTCGGAGTGCACACAAAAG GAGCTGATATTGATGCCTTATGTGTGGCTCCACGGCATGTAGAAAGAAGTGACTTTTTCCAGTCTTTCTTTGAGAAATTGAAACAACATGAAGAGATTAAAGATCTCAGG GCTGTTGAGGATGCTTTTGTACCAGTGATAAAATTCAAATTTGACGGAATTGAG ATTGACCTGCTTTTTGCCAGATTGGCCTTACAGTCCATTCCAGACAACCTGGACCTGAGGGGAGACTCCATCTTGAGAAACTTGGACATTCGATGTATCCGCAGCCTTAATG gCTGTCGAGTAACTGATGAAATTTTGTACCTGGTGCCAAACAAAGAGAATTTCAGGCTGACGTTGAGAGCCATCAAACTCTGGGCGAAAC GTCGAGGAATCTACTCCAACATGCTTGGCTTTCTGGGTGGAGTGTCATGGGCCATGCTGGTAGCCAGGACCTGCCAGCTCTACCCCAACGCTGTGGCTGCCACACTTGTCCATAAGTTCTTCTTGGTTTTCTCTAAATG GGAGTGGCCGAATCCTGTGCTTTTGAAACAGCCTGAGGATAGTAATTTAAATTTACCTGTGTGGGACCCCAGA gtaAACCCAGCTGACAGATACCACCTGATGCCCATCATCACCCCTGCCTATCCCCAGCAGAACTCCACATACAATGTCTCCACGTCTACGCGCACCATCATGAGCGAGGAGTTCAAATACG GTCTCAGCGTCACAGACGAGATTCTTCAGGGCAAAGCAGAATGGTCCAAACTATTTGAGCCACCCAACTTTTTCCAGAAATACAA ACATTACATTGTTCTCACTGCCAGTGCATCCACGGAAGAAAACCACTTGGAATG GATCGGCCTGGTGGAGTCAAAGATTCGTGTTCTGGTGGGAAACCTGGAGAGGAACGAGTACATCACCCTGGCTCATGTCAACCCCCAGTCCTTCCCAGGGTCCAAAGAGAACCGGAACGA GAACGACTTTGTGTCCATGTGGTTTATTGGGATCATCTTTAAGAAGGTGGAGAATGCAGAGAGTGTGAACATAGACCTGACATTCGACATCCAGTCCTTCACAGACACTG TGTACAGACAAGCCAACAACATCAACATGCTGAAGGACGGAATGAAGATTGAAGCAACACACgtgaagaagaagcagctcCATCAGTACCTGCCTCCTGAAgtgctgcagaagaaaaaaaga AGCATAGCAGAGTTGAACCGTAGCTCTAACGGTGGGAGCTCCAAGCGGCTCTCCCTCGACAGCAGTCACCTGGACAGCTCCAGAGACACAGACTCAGGGACTCCCTTTAACTCCCCAACCAGCAAACCCTCTAAGCCTGCATCTGACACAGACGACAG tgtcAGTCCTCCTAAGCAGCTTTTTGTGGAGGGCTCCCCAGCACctgttgctgctgctactgctgctgctaaaGACCAGGGCATGTCCATCCCTGTCATTGGTTCAA AACCTCCTCTCAAAGCAAAGCCTCCTTCCCCACCATCCAGCAGCTCCATCAGCAGCAGCGTGAAGCCCACCGCCACCAGCAGCCCCAGAGAGGAGCCCAACGGCCTGGAGGACTCAATCAACGGAGCTCCTTCCAAGAGaccacactcacccacacaagAGGATCCAACCAAGAGGCCGAAAAACACAGAA GTGGTGTCAAATGATGACTCTACATTCAAAGAGCCATATCCACCATCCTCTGACTCCCATACACACGGAGAAACATCCAGCATA ACTTCTCTCCCTGGATCAAAGGCAAAGCCCATTCCAACCGTCGATACCTCAAGAACACAA AGACTTCCCAGCATGGAGCTGCCAGACGCCTCCTCGCCTCTCCCTGCCAGTAACAGCTGTCGCGTCGTGAAAAATTCCATTAAACTGGCCCTCAACCGCCACAA TATCACACCTCCCAAGCCCCTAGTGTTTGAGGACACCCTCACCACAGACGCTCCTCCTGCCACCGAGGAAAAGGGCATGTCCATTCCTGTGATTGGCTCAA AACATGTAGCATCCAAACATGTGGTGCCCCCCATCGGTAGCTCCATCCCCACGCTAGTGAGCCGAGGAGCCGACCCTCTGAACGGAGCAGCCTCCAAGAGACCCCACTCGCCATCAGTGGAGGAACAGGCCAAGAGGCTGAAGGAAACAGAAAAGGCCAGAATCCACATAGCTTGA
- the papolg gene encoding poly(A) polymerase gamma isoform X2 translates to MPSGQQPQKHYGITSAISLAPPREIDHQYTKKLCDAMKPFGVFEDEEELNHRLAVLGKLNNFVKEWIAEISELKNLPPSAISCVGGKIFTFGSYRLGVHTKGADIDALCVAPRHVERSDFFQSFFEKLKQHEEIKDLRAVEDAFVPVIKFKFDGIEIDLLFARLALQSIPDNLDLRGDSILRNLDIRCIRSLNGCRVTDEILYLVPNKENFRLTLRAIKLWAKRRGIYSNMLGFLGGVSWAMLVARTCQLYPNAVAATLVHKFFLVFSKWEWPNPVLLKQPEDSNLNLPVWDPRVNPADRYHLMPIITPAYPQQNSTYNVSTSTRTIMSEEFKYGLSVTDEILQGKAEWSKLFEPPNFFQKYKHYIVLTASASTEENHLEWIGLVESKIRVLVGNLERNEYITLAHVNPQSFPGSKENRNENDFVSMWFIGIIFKKVENAESVNIDLTFDIQSFTDTVYRQANNINMLKDGMKIEATHVKKKQLHQYLPPEVLQKKKRSIAELNRSSNGGSSKRLSLDSSHLDSSRDTDSGTPFNSPTSKPSKPASDTDDSVSPPKQLFVEGSPAPVAAATAAAKDQGMSIPVIGSKPPLKAKPPSPPSSSSISSSVKPTATSSPREEPNGLEDSINGAPSKRPHSPTQEDPTKRPKNTEVVSNDDSTFKEPYPPSSDSHTHGETSSITSLPGSKAKPIPTVDTSRTQRLPSMELPDASSPLPASNSCRVVKNSIKLALNRHNITPPKPLVFEDTLTTDAPPATEEKGMSIPVIGSKHVASKHVVPPIGSSIPTLVSRGADPLNGAASKRPHSPSVEEQAKRLKETEKARIHIA, encoded by the exons ATGCCTAGTGGGCAGCAGCCTCAGAAACACTACGGCATTACCTCTGCCATTAGCCTCGCGCCCCCACGAGAAATAGACCACCAGTACACCAAGAAGCTCTGCGACGCTATGAAACCTTTTGGAGTGTTTGAAGATGAAGAGGAACTCAACCATAG ACTTGCAGTTCTGGGGAAGCTGAATAATTTTGTTAAAGAATGGATTGCAGAGATCAGTGAGTTAAAG AACCTTCCACCATCAGCTATTAGCTGTGTTGGGGGCAAGATATTTACATTTGGTTCATACCGACTCGGAGTGCACACAAAAG GAGCTGATATTGATGCCTTATGTGTGGCTCCACGGCATGTAGAAAGAAGTGACTTTTTCCAGTCTTTCTTTGAGAAATTGAAACAACATGAAGAGATTAAAGATCTCAGG GCTGTTGAGGATGCTTTTGTACCAGTGATAAAATTCAAATTTGACGGAATTGAG ATTGACCTGCTTTTTGCCAGATTGGCCTTACAGTCCATTCCAGACAACCTGGACCTGAGGGGAGACTCCATCTTGAGAAACTTGGACATTCGATGTATCCGCAGCCTTAATG gCTGTCGAGTAACTGATGAAATTTTGTACCTGGTGCCAAACAAAGAGAATTTCAGGCTGACGTTGAGAGCCATCAAACTCTGGGCGAAAC GTCGAGGAATCTACTCCAACATGCTTGGCTTTCTGGGTGGAGTGTCATGGGCCATGCTGGTAGCCAGGACCTGCCAGCTCTACCCCAACGCTGTGGCTGCCACACTTGTCCATAAGTTCTTCTTGGTTTTCTCTAAATG GGAGTGGCCGAATCCTGTGCTTTTGAAACAGCCTGAGGATAGTAATTTAAATTTACCTGTGTGGGACCCCAGA gtaAACCCAGCTGACAGATACCACCTGATGCCCATCATCACCCCTGCCTATCCCCAGCAGAACTCCACATACAATGTCTCCACGTCTACGCGCACCATCATGAGCGAGGAGTTCAAATACG GTCTCAGCGTCACAGACGAGATTCTTCAGGGCAAAGCAGAATGGTCCAAACTATTTGAGCCACCCAACTTTTTCCAGAAATACAA ACATTACATTGTTCTCACTGCCAGTGCATCCACGGAAGAAAACCACTTGGAATG GATCGGCCTGGTGGAGTCAAAGATTCGTGTTCTGGTGGGAAACCTGGAGAGGAACGAGTACATCACCCTGGCTCATGTCAACCCCCAGTCCTTCCCAGGGTCCAAAGAGAACCGGAACGA GAACGACTTTGTGTCCATGTGGTTTATTGGGATCATCTTTAAGAAGGTGGAGAATGCAGAGAGTGTGAACATAGACCTGACATTCGACATCCAGTCCTTCACAGACACTG TGTACAGACAAGCCAACAACATCAACATGCTGAAGGACGGAATGAAGATTGAAGCAACACACgtgaagaagaagcagctcCATCAGTACCTGCCTCCTGAAgtgctgcagaagaaaaaaaga AGCATAGCAGAGTTGAACCGTAGCTCTAACGGTGGGAGCTCCAAGCGGCTCTCCCTCGACAGCAGTCACCTGGACAGCTCCAGAGACACAGACTCAGGGACTCCCTTTAACTCCCCAACCAGCAAACCCTCTAAGCCTGCATCTGACACAGACGACAG tgtcAGTCCTCCTAAGCAGCTTTTTGTGGAGGGCTCCCCAGCACctgttgctgctgctactgctgctgctaaaGACCAGGGCATGTCCATCCCTGTCATTGGTTCAA AACCTCCTCTCAAAGCAAAGCCTCCTTCCCCACCATCCAGCAGCTCCATCAGCAGCAGCGTGAAGCCCACCGCCACCAGCAGCCCCAGAGAGGAGCCCAACGGCCTGGAGGACTCAATCAACGGAGCTCCTTCCAAGAGaccacactcacccacacaagAGGATCCAACCAAGAGGCCGAAAAACACAGAA GTGGTGTCAAATGATGACTCTACATTCAAAGAGCCATATCCACCATCCTCTGACTCCCATACACACGGAGAAACATCCAGCATA ACTTCTCTCCCTGGATCAAAGGCAAAGCCCATTCCAACCGTCGATACCTCAAGAACACAA AGACTTCCCAGCATGGAGCTGCCAGACGCCTCCTCGCCTCTCCCTGCCAGTAACAGCTGTCGCGTCGTGAAAAATTCCATTAAACTGGCCCTCAACCGCCACAA TATCACACCTCCCAAGCCCCTAGTGTTTGAGGACACCCTCACCACAGACGCTCCTCCTGCCACCGAGGAAAAGGGCATGTCCATTCCTGTGATTGGCTCAA AACATGTAGCATCCAAACATGTGGTGCCCCCCATCGGTAGCTCCATCCCCACGCTAGTGAGCCGAGGAGCCGACCCTCTGAACGGAGCAGCCTCCAAGAGACCCCACTCGCCATCAGTGGAGGAACAGGCCAAGAGGCTGAAGGAAACAGAAAAGGCCAGAATCCACATAGCTTGA
- the LOC115792844 gene encoding cingulin-like protein 1, whose amino-acid sequence MSHSADIESFRRALDCTKKENQDLHNIIKKMQEEKSQLEDKNSQLEAQIKNLPEISSQDQPGQDLQYKPDLQVLNAGWEILLKQSQQQITGLLEGKKKLQQRLKKLENIAEEKKQVEALADEMAGLFEKTEEKNEDLQKKLDEALQMNRQMIKEKQQQEAEHREMACKLEDVKAKHQETQQKLQDVEKIDKETQQRLEDKTRQPEAKIKHLPKISSQDQPGQDLQYKPDLQVLNAGWEILLKQSQQQITGLLEGKKKLQQRLQKLENIAEEKKQVEALADEMAGLFEKTEEKNEDLQRKLDEALQTNRQMIKEKQQQEAEHREMACELEDVKAKHQETQQKLQDVEKIHNETQHRLEDKTRQLECQIKDLPEISSQDQTGKHLQYKPELQGLIVVWGILLNQSQQHITGLLVKNKKLQQRLQELEGIAEEKKQMEAAVDEMAGLYVETEEKNINLQRKLDEALQTNREMIKEKQQQEAEHREMKCELEDIKAKHEETQQKLRDVEESYSSKLQELEEKHNQTKYKLKELEERCEATQQKLHKGEEKTKGLQVTLDGALQRNAELQREKEQQVEEIRQAMKAQDEKYKDLKVKHSEKEKELEELHKKCTKLEEENAQIFSEVKRLILQNKDLEEYRQKKKRKCFFSFFS is encoded by the coding sequence ATGTCTCATTCTGCTGACATTGAATCCTTCAGAAGGGCATTAGATTGCACGAAGAAGGAAAATCAAGACCTGcacaatatcattaaaaaaatgcaggaggagaaaagtcagctggaggacaagaataGTCAGCTGGAGGCCCAAATTAAAAACCTCCCAGAAATTTCCTCACAGGACCAACCAGGTCAAGATCTGCAGTACAAGCCTGACTTGCAGGTCTTAAATGCCGGTTGGGAGATTCTGCTTAAacaatcacagcagcaaatcacagGCCTGttggaaggaaagaaaaaattgCAACAGCGTCTCAAAAAATTAGAGAACATcgctgaagagaaaaaacaggTGGAAGCATTAGCTGATGAGATGGCAGGCCTGTttgaaaaaactgaggaaaaaaatgaagatttgCAGAAAAAGCTTGACGAAGCACTGCAAATGAATAGACAAATGATTAAAGAGAAGCAGCAACAGGAAGCCGAGCACAGGGAGATGGCTTGCAAGCTTGAAGACGTGAAGGCAAAACACCAAGAGACACAACAGAAGCTTCAAGACGTGGAAAAAATAGACAAAGAGACGCAACAAAGGCTAGAGGACAAGACCAGACAGCCGGAGGCCAAAATTAAACACCTCCCAAAAATTTCCTCACAGGACCAACCAGGTCAAGATCTGCAGTACAAGCCTGACTTGCAGGTCTTAAATGCCGGTTGGGAGATTCTGCTTAAacaatcacagcagcaaatcacagGCCTGttggaaggaaagaaaaaattgCAACAGCGTCTCCAAAAATTAGAGAACATcgctgaagagaaaaaacaggTGGAAGCATTAGCTGATGAGATGGCAGGCCTGTttgaaaaaactgaggaaaaaaatgaagatttgCAGAGAAAGCTTGACGAAGCACTGCAAACGAATAGACAAATGATTAAAGAGAAGCAGCAACAGGAAGCCGAGCACAGGGAGATGGCTTGCGAGCTTGAAGACGTGAAAGCAAAACACCAAGAGACACAACAGAAGCTTCAAGACgtggaaaaaatacacaatgagACGCAACACAGGCTGGAGGACAAGACCAGACAGCTGGAGTGCCAAATTAAAGACCTCCCAGAAATTTCCTCACAGGACCAAACTggtaaacatctgcagtacaagCCTGAATTACAGGGCTTAATTGTAGTTTGGGGGATTCTgcttaaccaatcacagcagcataTCACAGGCCTgttggtaaaaaataaaaaattgcaacAGCGTCTCCAAGAATTAGAGGGCATcgctgaagagaaaaaacaaatggaagCGGCAGTTGATGAGATGGCAGGCCTGTATGtagaaactgaggaaaaaaatataaatttgcagAGAAAGCTTGACGAAGCACTGCAAACAAATAGAGAAATGATAAAAGAGAAGCAACAACAGGAAGCCGAGCACAGAGAGATGAAGTGCGAGCTTGAAGACATCAAAGCGAAGCATGAAGAGACACAACAGAAGCTTCGGGATGTGGAAGAAAGCTATTCTTCCAAGCTTCAAGAgttagaagaaaaacacaaccaGACAAAATACAAGCTTAAAGAGCTGGAAGAAAGGTGTGAAGCAACACAACAGAAGCTTCACAAAGGTGAGGAAAAAACTAAAGGTTTGCAGGTAACTCTTGATGGAGCACTGCAGAGAAATGCAGAACTGCAAAGAGAGAAGGAGCAACAGGTAGAAGAGATCAGGCAGGCAATGAAAGCACAGGATGAGAAATATAAAGACCTGAAGGTAAAGCATtctgaaaaggagaaagagTTAGAAGAACTCCACAAAAAATGCACCAAACTGGAAGAAGAGAATGCACAAATCTTCAGTGAGGTCAAAAGACTCATCCTCCAAAACAAAGATTTAGAGGAATACCgccagaaaaagaagagaaagtgtttcttttcttttttcagctga